A region from the Actinoplanes sp. OR16 genome encodes:
- a CDS encoding glycosyltransferase family A protein, which translates to MRRLHTTPDAYGTELLERQWLEMCGPSPSSDGPATAALHTRSASARAVLAYAAARRSVDDLILGAYEGRLFPDADPWTFGELARVVALQDLWSEDRADAMVLLDSLLRTFGAAGVAPRHQGLHAQLAYATGDRTRTEKLLADYPEIPDPVRTALVVDLTTAEDWLPRFLGLLPAPGFTLDGEIGPRFDRIRSRPAARAGSAHRITTIVTTYRPGLALLTTVRSLVAQSWTNHEILVVDDGSGPGHDAVLARAAALDPRVRILRIPQNGGTYLARNAGLDAATGEFVTFQDSDDWSHPLRLERQAAPLIADSALFATTSAGIRVTEDLVVTRPGIPEYRSYNLSSLMIRREPALARVGYLDTVRKGADAEYVERARAVFGRPAIHHLGGEPLALIRLSGGSLSSADISPGWMHPARYAYMSAFKAWHRDVAAGRADAVRPRDIGVPRPFAAPRRLTLRPLDRDAPRQLTATADTHDYDLILAADWSRQEGMTRPMGERLCAAAVPGRRVAVLHLSLLRHVTGKPADLDPSVQSLINSGRVGQVMLSDDIIARLVIVQDPALVAFAPGYPSSIRADRVVIEADPAWGDAAFHCEAEARRLFGVEPWWAPAGAADRRQLAGGPFGIRLAKADLPGTIDPERWRLHRTGPRADRPVIGRMLFDRPGATVAAEWLRLREALPASGGLDVRVLAPVGEMRLPKNWLVYRPSDVAARAFLHQIDFYLHLPADDRTTILDPELLAALAAGCVPVLPHRFRPLLGPAALYCEPDEVVPAVSRLHRRPDALAAQSRRGLDLVRLEHHHGRFAAALDTLLMPDLPPMPALPSA; encoded by the coding sequence ATGCGCAGGCTGCACACGACACCCGACGCGTACGGAACCGAGCTGCTGGAACGTCAGTGGCTGGAGATGTGCGGCCCGTCACCCTCTTCCGACGGGCCCGCCACCGCCGCCCTGCACACGAGATCGGCCTCCGCACGCGCGGTCCTCGCGTACGCGGCGGCCCGGCGCTCGGTCGACGACCTGATCCTCGGCGCGTACGAGGGGCGGCTCTTCCCGGACGCCGATCCGTGGACGTTCGGCGAGCTGGCCCGCGTCGTCGCCCTCCAGGATCTCTGGTCCGAGGACCGGGCGGACGCGATGGTGCTGCTCGACTCGCTGCTGCGCACGTTCGGCGCGGCCGGGGTCGCCCCGCGGCATCAGGGCCTGCACGCCCAACTCGCCTACGCGACGGGCGACCGCACCCGGACGGAGAAGCTGCTCGCCGACTATCCGGAGATCCCTGATCCGGTACGCACGGCGCTGGTCGTGGATCTCACCACCGCCGAGGACTGGCTGCCCCGCTTCCTCGGGCTGCTGCCCGCCCCCGGATTCACCCTGGACGGCGAGATCGGGCCGCGGTTCGACCGGATCCGCTCCCGGCCGGCCGCCCGCGCCGGTTCCGCGCACCGGATCACCACGATCGTCACGACGTACCGGCCCGGTCTCGCTCTTCTGACGACGGTCCGCTCGCTGGTCGCGCAGAGCTGGACCAACCACGAGATCCTGGTCGTCGACGACGGATCCGGGCCCGGCCACGACGCCGTGCTGGCGCGGGCAGCGGCGCTCGACCCACGGGTGCGGATCCTGCGGATTCCCCAGAACGGCGGCACCTACCTGGCCCGCAACGCCGGCCTGGACGCCGCCACCGGGGAGTTCGTCACATTCCAGGACTCCGACGACTGGTCGCATCCGCTGCGGCTGGAACGCCAGGCCGCGCCGCTGATCGCCGACAGCGCCCTGTTCGCCACCACGTCGGCGGGTATCCGGGTCACCGAGGACCTGGTCGTCACCCGCCCGGGGATCCCCGAGTACCGGTCGTACAACCTCTCCTCGCTGATGATCCGCCGGGAGCCGGCGCTGGCCCGGGTCGGATACCTCGACACGGTGCGCAAAGGTGCCGACGCCGAGTACGTGGAACGCGCCCGTGCAGTCTTCGGCCGGCCCGCGATCCACCACCTGGGTGGCGAGCCGCTCGCACTGATCAGGCTCTCCGGTGGCTCACTGTCCAGCGCCGACATCTCGCCGGGCTGGATGCACCCGGCGCGGTACGCGTACATGTCCGCCTTCAAGGCCTGGCACCGCGACGTGGCCGCGGGCCGCGCCGACGCCGTGCGCCCCCGCGACATCGGCGTCCCCCGACCGTTCGCCGCGCCCCGCCGCCTCACGTTGCGCCCGCTGGATCGCGACGCGCCCCGGCAGCTCACCGCGACCGCCGACACCCACGACTACGACCTGATCCTGGCCGCCGACTGGAGCCGCCAGGAGGGCATGACCCGCCCGATGGGGGAGCGCCTGTGCGCCGCCGCCGTCCCCGGACGCCGGGTCGCGGTGCTGCACCTGAGCCTGCTGCGGCACGTCACCGGCAAGCCCGCCGACCTGGACCCGTCGGTGCAATCGCTGATCAATTCCGGGCGGGTCGGCCAGGTCATGCTCTCCGACGACATCATCGCCAGGCTGGTGATCGTCCAAGATCCGGCGCTGGTGGCGTTCGCGCCCGGATATCCGTCGTCGATCCGCGCCGACCGGGTCGTCATCGAAGCCGACCCGGCCTGGGGAGACGCGGCGTTCCACTGCGAGGCCGAGGCGCGCCGCCTGTTCGGCGTGGAACCCTGGTGGGCGCCGGCCGGCGCGGCCGACCGCCGTCAGCTGGCCGGCGGCCCGTTCGGCATCCGGCTCGCCAAGGCCGACCTGCCCGGCACGATCGACCCGGAACGCTGGCGCCTGCACCGCACCGGCCCCCGAGCCGACCGCCCGGTGATCGGCCGCATGCTCTTCGACCGTCCCGGCGCCACCGTCGCCGCCGAATGGCTGCGGCTCCGCGAGGCGCTGCCCGCCTCCGGAGGCCTCGACGTGCGAGTCCTGGCACCCGTCGGCGAGATGCGGCTGCCCAAGAACTGGCTGGTCTACCGGCCGTCCGACGTGGCCGCCCGCGCCTTCCTCCACCAGATCGACTTCTACCTGCACCTGCCCGCCGACGACCGCACCACGATCCTCGACCCGGAACTCCTCGCCGCCCTGGCCGCCGGCTGCGTGCCGGTCCTCCCGCACCGCTTCCGGCCGCTGCTGGGCCCGGCCGCCCTCTACTGCGAACCCGACGAGGTGGTCCCGGCCGTGAGCCGCCTCCACCGCCGCCCGGACGCGCTGGCCGCGCAGAGCCGCAGGGGCCTCGATCTCGTACGCCTGGAGCACCACCACGGCCGCTTCGCCGCAGCCCTGGACACTCTGCTGATGCCGGACCTGCCGCCGATGCCGGCCCTGCCCAGCGCCTGA
- a CDS encoding acyltransferase family protein has product MTTTLSRPDVRPVPAAAPPRHRHRADIEGLRAVAVLLVVLAHVGVPGVAGGFVGVDVFFVISGFLITSLLRTELLSTGRLDLPRFYARRAVRLLPLATLVIVSTLATVWFTAPPTRFGGYAADAVGAATYTMNLRLADAGTDYFADQAPSPFQHFWSLAVEEQFYLVWPVLIGLLAFWGRRRRWLPGAVLTLGTLSSFAWSAHELGRAVPWAYFGSASRAWELGAGALLALLMTGLHRRRRWLAWLGLAAVVAAALVYDETTPFPGPAALLPVLGTIAVIAGGGNRLLETFPMRWIGRMSYGWYLWHWPLLFLAPGGLWMRAAVAAGALGLAAVSHHLLENPVRHHRFWLPYPRRGLGLGFALSAVAAGLAALGMIFPPLVPTGDAVPDTRKVMARAVDPAGELKQMVAAAQSAGNVPENLTPAFETAAGERSAPQEEGCHVGLTGPFKPTSSCAYAAVDADRTVVLFGDSHALQWFPAMEELARRRDWRLMVYTRSACSPADLELQERRSQSRYAACDTWRRQILRKIGRLDPDLVVVSSSVNYRALLTGDPADPEAVWRSGWQRTLTALQRSAGSVAILGDTPFLAGDPADCLATRPAAIGTCAPPADMVVLEPGWRAIQRATANALKVPTVDPLPWLCAERCPLVVGNRLVYRDSNHLTSAYAKLVAPLLDPKLPWKPRAVR; this is encoded by the coding sequence ATGACCACGACGCTCTCGCGACCCGACGTCCGCCCGGTGCCCGCCGCGGCCCCGCCCCGCCACCGGCACCGGGCGGACATCGAGGGCCTCCGGGCCGTCGCCGTGCTGCTCGTGGTGCTCGCCCACGTGGGCGTGCCCGGGGTGGCCGGTGGTTTCGTCGGCGTCGACGTCTTCTTCGTCATCTCCGGCTTCCTGATCACCTCGCTGCTCCGGACCGAGCTGCTCAGCACCGGACGGCTGGACCTGCCCCGGTTCTACGCGCGCCGGGCGGTCCGGCTGCTGCCGCTGGCGACCCTGGTGATCGTGTCGACGCTGGCGACGGTCTGGTTCACGGCGCCGCCGACCCGGTTCGGCGGCTACGCGGCGGACGCTGTCGGGGCCGCCACGTACACGATGAACCTGCGGCTCGCCGACGCCGGCACCGACTACTTCGCCGACCAGGCGCCCTCGCCGTTCCAGCACTTCTGGTCGCTCGCCGTCGAGGAGCAGTTCTACCTGGTCTGGCCGGTGCTGATCGGCCTGCTGGCGTTCTGGGGCCGGCGCCGCCGCTGGCTGCCCGGCGCGGTGCTGACGCTCGGCACCCTCAGCTCGTTCGCGTGGAGCGCGCATGAACTGGGCCGGGCCGTCCCGTGGGCGTACTTCGGCTCCGCCAGCCGTGCCTGGGAACTGGGAGCGGGCGCGCTGCTCGCCCTGCTGATGACCGGCCTGCACCGCCGTCGGCGCTGGCTGGCCTGGCTCGGCCTGGCCGCCGTCGTCGCGGCTGCCCTCGTCTACGACGAGACGACCCCGTTCCCCGGACCGGCAGCCCTGTTGCCCGTCCTCGGCACGATCGCGGTGATCGCGGGCGGCGGCAACCGGCTGCTGGAGACCTTCCCGATGCGCTGGATCGGCCGGATGTCGTACGGCTGGTACCTCTGGCACTGGCCGCTTCTCTTCCTCGCCCCGGGCGGCCTCTGGATGCGTGCCGCGGTCGCGGCGGGAGCGCTCGGCCTCGCCGCCGTGAGCCATCACCTCCTGGAGAACCCGGTGCGCCACCATCGTTTCTGGCTGCCGTACCCGCGCCGCGGCCTCGGCCTCGGGTTCGCCCTGTCGGCGGTGGCAGCGGGCCTCGCCGCCCTCGGCATGATCTTCCCGCCGCTGGTGCCGACCGGCGACGCCGTCCCGGACACCCGCAAGGTGATGGCCCGCGCCGTCGACCCGGCCGGCGAGCTCAAGCAGATGGTCGCCGCCGCCCAGTCGGCCGGCAACGTCCCGGAGAACCTGACGCCGGCCTTCGAGACCGCCGCGGGGGAACGCTCGGCGCCACAGGAGGAGGGCTGCCACGTCGGCCTGACCGGCCCGTTCAAGCCGACCTCCAGTTGTGCGTACGCCGCCGTCGACGCGGACCGCACCGTCGTCCTCTTCGGCGACTCGCACGCCCTGCAATGGTTCCCGGCCATGGAGGAACTGGCTCGCCGGCGCGACTGGCGGCTCATGGTCTACACCCGCAGCGCCTGCAGCCCGGCCGACCTCGAACTTCAGGAACGACGATCCCAATCCCGGTACGCCGCCTGCGACACCTGGCGCCGCCAGATCCTCCGCAAGATCGGCAGACTGGATCCGGACCTCGTCGTCGTCTCCTCCAGCGTCAACTACCGCGCCCTGCTGACCGGCGACCCGGCCGACCCCGAGGCGGTATGGCGCTCCGGCTGGCAGCGGACCCTGACAGCTCTCCAGCGCAGCGCCGGATCGGTGGCGATCCTCGGCGACACCCCGTTCCTGGCCGGCGACCCGGCCGACTGCCTGGCCACCCGCCCCGCCGCGATCGGCACCTGCGCGCCGCCCGCCGACATGGTCGTCCTCGAACCCGGCTGGCGAGCGATCCAGCGCGCCACCGCGAACGCCCTCAAGGTCCCGACCGTCGACCCGCTCCCGTGGCTGTGCGCCGAACGCTGCCCGCTCGTGGTGGGCAACCGCCTCGTCTATCGCGACAGCAACCACTTGACGTCGGCGTACGCCAAGCTGGTGGCCCCACTGCTGGACCCCAAACTCCCCTGGAAGCCCCGGGCCGTCCGCTGA
- a CDS encoding GtrA family protein gives MPSGEVLGRLIRYGISGGLSALTHFGVGLAGVQAGLVPVVASGVGFAASVVVSYVLQRAWVFRSSRRHGVAGPRFLAVTGLAFSVNTVVLWVGSSVLHGPYAAVQAVAIVLIPVLNYAVNSRWTFAPV, from the coding sequence ATGCCGAGCGGTGAGGTCCTCGGGCGGCTGATCCGTTACGGGATCAGCGGGGGCCTGAGCGCCCTCACGCACTTCGGGGTGGGGCTGGCCGGGGTTCAGGCCGGCCTCGTCCCCGTCGTGGCGTCGGGCGTGGGGTTCGCCGCGAGTGTCGTGGTGTCCTATGTGCTGCAGCGGGCGTGGGTCTTCCGGTCGTCGCGCCGGCACGGGGTGGCGGGCCCGCGGTTCCTGGCCGTCACCGGGTTGGCGTTCTCGGTCAACACGGTGGTGCTCTGGGTGGGTTCCTCGGTGCTGCACGGTCCCTATGCGGCGGTCCAGGCCGTGGCGATCGTGCTGATCCCGGTGCTGAACTACGCGGTCAATTCACGGTGGACGTTCGCGCCGGTCTGA
- a CDS encoding glycosyltransferase family 2 protein: MNDPLISVVSPIFNEGEGVDRFVATLDEVLSGAGLRYELVLVDDGSVDDSWSRIAHLSRLDQRVRGVRLSRNFGKEAALLAGLEQAGGDAIVVIDSDLQHPPSVIPAMVRRWRDGAHVVEAVKRNRTGQSLGNRLSSRVFNSAFTGLTKVDLVNATDFRLLGRPALDALRQMPEHSSFFRGTSSWIGFTRATVEIDIDHRFGGASRWTLRGLFRLAVNGLTSFTSAPLHLVTLAGIGFALFSVVLGVQTLVRWISGGSVAGFTTVILLLLVTGTFVLLGLGVIGEYLARIHEEVRRRPRYLIQERSTAGPAVPEQWVAEQHAER, from the coding sequence ATGAACGACCCGCTGATCTCCGTCGTATCGCCGATCTTCAACGAGGGTGAGGGCGTCGACCGGTTCGTCGCCACGCTCGACGAGGTGCTCTCCGGTGCCGGCCTGCGCTATGAGCTGGTGCTCGTGGATGACGGATCCGTTGATGACTCGTGGTCGCGGATCGCTCATCTGTCGCGGCTTGATCAGCGGGTTCGCGGGGTTCGCTTGTCCCGAAATTTCGGCAAAGAGGCCGCTTTATTGGCCGGGCTCGAGCAGGCCGGCGGCGACGCCATCGTGGTGATCGACTCGGATCTCCAGCATCCGCCCTCGGTGATCCCGGCGATGGTCCGGCGCTGGCGGGACGGCGCCCACGTGGTCGAAGCCGTCAAACGCAACCGGACCGGCCAGTCGCTCGGCAACCGGCTCAGCTCACGGGTGTTCAACTCCGCGTTCACCGGACTCACCAAGGTCGACCTGGTCAACGCCACCGACTTCCGGCTCCTCGGCCGCCCCGCCCTGGACGCGCTGCGGCAGATGCCCGAGCACTCGTCGTTCTTCCGCGGCACCAGCAGCTGGATCGGCTTCACCCGGGCGACCGTCGAGATCGACATCGACCACCGTTTCGGCGGGGCCTCCCGGTGGACGCTGCGCGGGTTGTTCCGGCTGGCGGTGAACGGGCTGACGTCGTTCACCTCGGCGCCCCTGCACCTGGTGACGCTGGCCGGGATCGGGTTCGCGCTGTTCTCGGTGGTGCTCGGCGTACAGACGCTGGTGCGGTGGATCAGCGGCGGCTCGGTGGCCGGGTTCACGACCGTCATCCTCCTGCTGCTGGTGACCGGCACGTTCGTGCTGCTCGGCCTCGGCGTGATCGGCGAATACCTGGCCCGGATCCACGAGGAGGTCCGCCGCCGGCCCCGGTACCTGATCCAGGAGAGATCCACCGCCGGCCCCGCCGTTCCGGAGCAGTGGGTGGCCGAACAGCATGCCGAGCGGTGA
- a CDS encoding O-methyltransferase, with product MSSLTRIGRRAVRRLPSLSGRQAVAVCGAAVLCAGVAAAALTGYDRVATALLGLLAGVTVVVLLAVLRRLSGVQKAGLAAQRDLRTTVEEMQRRLVAAVERERLTAGDRHLELSEAVARVKQVMDRKASSAQVLGLPRELEATVQLFQGFVPRAPMPSSGDWALNPTDLLELLHLIRIRQPRLVLELGSGTSSVWIAYALEQSGGRLISLDHDAEFARRTRSVLAAHGLTGVAEVRDAPLTPASIDGRDYPWYDPETLADLHDIDFVLIDGPPAAVGEGARYPALHMIEKRLADRATLVFDDAGRKDEQAAIAAWTERFEGLTREGEILGRHAVLAFARPPAMAAAHG from the coding sequence ATGAGTTCCCTGACCCGAATCGGCCGCCGGGCCGTCCGCCGGCTGCCGAGCCTTTCCGGACGGCAGGCGGTCGCCGTGTGCGGCGCCGCCGTCCTCTGCGCCGGAGTCGCGGCCGCGGCGCTGACCGGCTACGACCGGGTGGCGACAGCGCTCCTCGGACTGCTCGCCGGGGTGACGGTCGTGGTGCTGCTCGCGGTGTTGCGGCGGCTCTCCGGCGTACAGAAAGCCGGTCTTGCCGCGCAGCGGGATCTGCGAACCACCGTCGAGGAGATGCAGCGGCGACTCGTCGCGGCGGTGGAGCGGGAACGGCTCACCGCCGGCGACCGCCACCTGGAGCTCTCCGAGGCGGTCGCCCGGGTCAAGCAGGTGATGGACCGTAAGGCGAGTTCGGCGCAGGTCCTCGGGCTGCCGCGCGAACTGGAGGCGACGGTGCAGCTCTTCCAGGGCTTCGTGCCGCGTGCCCCGATGCCGTCCTCCGGCGACTGGGCGCTCAACCCGACCGACCTGCTGGAGCTGCTGCACCTGATCCGGATCCGGCAGCCGCGGCTCGTGCTGGAGCTCGGCAGCGGCACCTCGTCGGTGTGGATCGCCTACGCCCTGGAGCAGTCCGGTGGCCGGCTGATCTCGCTGGACCACGACGCGGAGTTCGCCCGGCGCACCCGCTCGGTTCTGGCCGCTCACGGCCTGACCGGGGTGGCCGAGGTCCGGGACGCGCCGCTCACCCCGGCCTCGATCGACGGCCGCGATTACCCGTGGTACGACCCGGAGACCCTGGCCGACCTGCACGACATCGACTTCGTGCTGATCGACGGCCCGCCCGCGGCCGTCGGCGAGGGCGCCCGCTACCCGGCCCTGCACATGATCGAGAAGCGGCTCGCGGACCGGGCCACGCTGGTCTTCGACGACGCCGGCCGCAAGGACGAGCAGGCCGCCATCGCCGCCTGGACCGAACGGTTCGAGGGCCTGACCCGGGAGGGCGAGATCCTCGGCCGGCACGCGGTGCTGGCATTCGCCCGTCCCCCCGCGATGGCCGCCGCGCACGGCTGA
- a CDS encoding glycosyltransferase: protein MTEHVHDVAILSDFRYPGGTSASIAAEVRAQARAGLSTVLVQVRSPHLKRDRPFNPLIVELLKDGSAHLAVEGEQTRAKLFVLRQPRIFTDDLAAPPRVTAERTVMVLNQAPGDAADPARYYDFAEVRARIEGHFGTAIEWAPISPQVRTEVLRSAPDAPLTPTDWHEIIDVAEWWDERPGPLGPVPVIGRHGRPDPVKWPRTTEELLLAYPDDPGVKVRVLGGGELAVERLGRTPAGWDVVEFGTAPPREFLGTIDFFVYFHDPDLVEAFGRTIMEAMAAGVPVLIGEHFRPIFGDAALYTTPAGVLPLVGELHADPRRYREVARRARDFVESRFGYASHEARLADRGVRPPGPGTEVELHRPLVTSRRSRGVLMVSDNGVGLGHLSRLMAIGRRLPEDIRTVIATQSHGASVAHREGFLTEYIPSRSVLKLPRQRWTEMLTSRLEHLVDLHEPAVVAVDSVPHDGIVAAVKARPDITWVWVRRPMWRRDTGAEWIERGGYFDAILEPGEFAAAADEGPTVQDRAGVHTVDPITYLDAEELAEPAAARRALGLDPGRPAALLQLGAGNINDIASPVARIAGHLRRAGFQVVLAESAIATEPMPPVAGAHLVKLYPISRYLRGLDLVISASGYNSFHELLAFGVPAVFVPNRETSLDDQVSRARFAAAAGAALIVEDPETEELDRVLAQAVRDDVRERLRDRCAEVGPGNGAAAAARWLSELADRRTTGV from the coding sequence ATGACCGAGCACGTCCATGACGTGGCGATCCTCTCGGACTTCCGCTATCCGGGCGGCACCTCGGCCAGCATCGCCGCCGAGGTGCGCGCGCAGGCCCGGGCCGGGCTCTCCACGGTGCTGGTCCAGGTGCGCTCGCCGCATCTGAAGCGGGACCGCCCGTTCAATCCCCTGATCGTGGAACTGCTCAAGGACGGTTCGGCGCACCTCGCCGTGGAAGGCGAGCAGACCCGCGCGAAGCTGTTCGTGCTGCGCCAGCCCCGGATCTTCACGGACGACCTGGCCGCGCCGCCCCGGGTGACCGCCGAGCGGACCGTCATGGTCCTGAACCAGGCGCCCGGCGACGCCGCCGACCCGGCCCGCTACTACGACTTCGCCGAGGTCCGAGCCCGGATCGAGGGTCATTTCGGGACGGCGATCGAGTGGGCGCCGATCAGCCCGCAGGTACGGACCGAGGTGCTGCGCTCGGCGCCGGACGCCCCGCTGACCCCCACCGACTGGCACGAGATCATCGACGTCGCCGAGTGGTGGGACGAGCGTCCCGGCCCGCTCGGCCCGGTGCCGGTCATCGGGCGGCACGGGCGGCCCGACCCGGTGAAGTGGCCGCGGACCACCGAGGAGCTGCTGCTGGCGTACCCGGACGACCCCGGCGTCAAGGTGCGGGTGCTCGGCGGCGGTGAGCTCGCCGTGGAGCGCCTCGGCCGGACCCCGGCCGGCTGGGACGTCGTCGAGTTCGGCACGGCGCCGCCGCGCGAATTCCTCGGCACCATCGACTTCTTCGTCTACTTCCACGACCCCGACCTGGTCGAGGCGTTCGGCCGCACGATCATGGAGGCGATGGCGGCCGGCGTGCCGGTGCTGATCGGCGAGCACTTCCGGCCGATCTTCGGCGACGCGGCGCTCTACACCACGCCGGCCGGGGTGCTGCCGCTGGTCGGCGAGCTGCACGCCGACCCGCGGCGCTACCGCGAGGTGGCACGCCGGGCCCGCGACTTCGTCGAGTCCCGCTTCGGCTACGCGTCGCACGAGGCCCGGCTCGCCGACCGCGGCGTACGCCCGCCCGGCCCCGGCACCGAGGTGGAGCTGCACCGCCCGCTCGTCACGTCCCGGCGGTCCCGCGGCGTGCTCATGGTCAGCGACAACGGCGTCGGGCTCGGCCACCTGTCCCGGCTCATGGCGATCGGCCGGCGGCTGCCGGAGGACATCCGCACGGTGATCGCCACCCAGTCGCACGGCGCGTCGGTGGCGCACCGGGAGGGGTTCCTCACCGAGTACATCCCGTCCCGCAGCGTGCTGAAACTGCCCCGGCAGCGCTGGACCGAGATGCTGACCAGCCGCCTCGAACACCTCGTCGACCTGCACGAACCGGCCGTCGTGGCGGTCGACAGCGTCCCGCACGACGGCATCGTGGCCGCCGTGAAGGCCCGGCCGGACATCACCTGGGTCTGGGTGCGCCGGCCGATGTGGCGGCGGGACACCGGCGCCGAGTGGATCGAGCGGGGCGGCTACTTCGACGCCATCCTGGAACCGGGCGAGTTCGCCGCCGCCGCCGACGAGGGCCCGACCGTGCAGGACCGGGCCGGGGTGCACACCGTCGACCCGATCACCTATCTGGACGCCGAGGAGCTGGCCGAGCCGGCCGCCGCCCGCCGGGCCCTCGGCCTCGACCCGGGACGGCCGGCCGCGCTGCTGCAGCTCGGCGCCGGGAACATCAACGACATCGCGTCGCCGGTCGCCCGGATCGCCGGGCACCTGCGGCGGGCCGGGTTCCAGGTGGTGCTCGCCGAGTCGGCGATCGCCACCGAGCCGATGCCGCCGGTGGCCGGCGCCCACCTCGTGAAGCTCTACCCGATCAGTCGGTATCTGCGCGGACTCGACCTGGTGATCAGTGCTTCCGGCTACAACTCGTTCCATGAGCTGCTGGCGTTCGGCGTACCGGCGGTCTTCGTGCCGAACCGGGAGACGTCCCTGGACGACCAGGTGAGCCGGGCCCGGTTCGCGGCCGCCGCGGGCGCCGCGCTGATCGTCGAGGACCCGGAGACCGAGGAGCTGGACCGGGTGCTGGCCCAGGCGGTACGCGACGACGTCCGGGAACGGCTCCGCGACCGCTGCGCGGAGGTGGGACCCGGCAACGGCGCCGCGGCGGCCGCCCGCTGGCTGTCCGAGCTGGCCGATCGACGAACCACCGGAGTATGA